A portion of the Oscillospiraceae bacterium genome contains these proteins:
- a CDS encoding YfcE family phosphodiesterase, giving the protein MTKLLILSDSHGGRAAIERVLLKENANIDALVFLGDGLRDLEQALTLYPRLRAYSVAGNCDYGALEPMDGLAAFDQTIAFYTHGHMYGVKYDLDTLTDAAAARGAEVALFGHTHVPHAEQRGKVFLFNPGSCGRCYTGPNTYGLLTLENGKVTAYEHKEVPKQ; this is encoded by the coding sequence GTGACAAAACTTCTGATCCTGAGCGACAGTCATGGCGGACGCGCCGCCATTGAGCGGGTGCTGCTGAAGGAGAATGCGAACATTGACGCCCTGGTTTTTCTGGGCGACGGCCTGCGGGACCTGGAACAGGCCCTGACCCTGTACCCCCGGCTGCGGGCCTACTCGGTGGCCGGCAACTGCGACTACGGCGCTCTGGAGCCGATGGACGGTCTGGCCGCCTTTGACCAGACCATCGCGTTCTATACGCACGGCCATATGTACGGCGTAAAATACGATCTGGACACGCTGACAGATGCCGCTGCCGCCCGGGGCGCGGAAGTGGCCCTGTTCGGCCACACCCATGTTCCCCATGCCGAGCAGCGGGGCAAGGTGTTTTTGTTCAACCCCGGCTCCTGCGGCCGCTGCTACACCGGCCCCAACACCTACGGCCTGCTGACGCTGGAAAACGGCAAGGTGACCGCCTATGAGCACAAAGAGGTACCGAAGCAATGA
- a CDS encoding biotin--[acetyl-CoA-carboxylase] ligase, whose product MSINEVRYLPECGSTNAYVKEHFEEFGPVGAVYTENQTAGRGRLGRSWVNAEGKALYYTVAIREPLAQPATLPLLASLAVRRQLQLRYGVDCQIKWPNDLLLNGKKVVGILCESVSYGYQQQGRGILCGIGINLAQPQSYFDAANLPNGTSLALQGANVDLAADPAWLAEGLTDFGFDRNLYTFARDGFAPFREEYKAACVNLGRRVTFDLPEGGQGAGEAIDVDEEGRLVVRTDSGEVHVFTGEVSVHGIYGAV is encoded by the coding sequence ATGAGCATCAACGAGGTGCGCTATCTGCCGGAATGCGGCAGCACCAACGCCTATGTGAAAGAGCATTTTGAGGAATTCGGTCCGGTGGGGGCCGTGTATACCGAAAACCAGACCGCCGGGCGCGGCCGTCTGGGCCGCAGCTGGGTGAACGCCGAGGGCAAGGCCCTGTACTATACGGTGGCCATCCGGGAGCCGCTGGCCCAGCCTGCCACCCTGCCGCTGCTGGCCAGTCTGGCGGTGCGCCGCCAGCTGCAGCTGCGCTACGGCGTGGACTGCCAGATCAAATGGCCCAACGACCTGCTGCTCAACGGCAAAAAAGTCGTGGGCATCCTGTGCGAAAGCGTGAGCTACGGTTACCAGCAGCAGGGGCGCGGCATCCTGTGCGGCATCGGCATCAATCTGGCCCAGCCCCAGAGCTATTTTGACGCCGCCAACCTGCCCAACGGCACCTCGCTGGCACTGCAGGGGGCAAACGTTGATCTTGCCGCCGACCCTGCCTGGCTGGCCGAGGGCCTGACCGACTTTGGCTTTGACCGCAACCTGTACACCTTTGCCCGGGACGGCTTTGCGCCCTTCCGGGAGGAGTACAAGGCCGCCTGCGTCAATCTGGGCCGCCGGGTCACCTTTGACCTGCCGGAGGGCGGGCAGGGCGCCGGGGAGGCCATCGACGTGGACGAGGAAGGACGCCTTGTGGTGCGCACCGACAGCGGCGAAGTGCATGTGTTCACCGGCGAAGTATCGGTGCACGGCATCTACGGCGCCGTGTAA
- a CDS encoding 4Fe-4S binding protein codes for MAHKVSDACVGCGACEGACPVGAVAVENGVAVVNADACIDCGACEGACPTGAITAE; via the coding sequence ATGGCACACAAGGTTTCTGACGCATGTGTTGGCTGCGGCGCTTGCGAGGGCGCTTGCCCGGTTGGTGCAGTTGCCGTTGAGAACGGCGTTGCAGTTGTGAACGCAGACGCTTGCATCGATTGCGGCGCTTGCGAGGGCGCTTGCCCCACCGGTGCAATCACCGCTGAATAA
- the rsmI gene encoding 16S rRNA (cytidine(1402)-2'-O)-methyltransferase, producing MAGTLYIVATPIGNLDDMPPRVAATFGAADFIAAEDTRVTMKLLNFLGLKKPMVSYYEHALQKGEAILQRIEAGESCALCSDAGMPCVSDPGEVIVRDALARGIKVVPVPAASACVTALAVSGQDTSRWVFEGFLPVNRKQKKERLADLLHEKRTVIFYEAPHKLRTTLDDLTAAFGPERSITLCRELTKLHEEIWKTTLGEAVEHYRANDPRGEYVLVMAGAPAGEDADAGLTLEQAAQRALELTGEGFGPTAAAKAAAQGTPYSKSEVYKQLLVLQQDRQTAE from the coding sequence ATGGCAGGAACTCTTTACATCGTGGCAACCCCCATCGGCAACCTGGACGACATGCCGCCCCGGGTGGCCGCCACCTTTGGCGCGGCAGACTTCATTGCCGCCGAGGACACCCGCGTGACCATGAAGCTGCTGAACTTTCTGGGCCTGAAAAAGCCCATGGTCAGCTACTACGAGCACGCTTTGCAGAAGGGCGAGGCCATTCTGCAGCGCATTGAGGCAGGGGAGAGCTGTGCGCTGTGCTCCGATGCGGGCATGCCCTGCGTTTCCGACCCCGGTGAGGTGATCGTGCGGGACGCTCTGGCCCGCGGCATCAAGGTGGTGCCGGTGCCGGCTGCCTCGGCCTGCGTCACAGCACTGGCCGTGTCCGGGCAGGACACCTCCCGCTGGGTATTCGAGGGCTTTCTGCCGGTGAACCGCAAGCAGAAAAAGGAACGGCTGGCCGATCTTCTGCACGAAAAGCGCACCGTGATCTTTTACGAAGCACCCCACAAGCTGCGCACCACCCTGGACGACCTGACCGCCGCCTTTGGCCCGGAGCGCAGCATCACCCTGTGCCGGGAGCTGACCAAGCTCCACGAGGAGATCTGGAAAACCACCCTGGGCGAGGCCGTGGAGCACTACAGGGCCAACGACCCCCGCGGCGAGTATGTGCTGGTGATGGCCGGTGCCCCCGCCGGGGAGGATGCCGACGCCGGGCTGACGCTGGAGCAGGCAGCGCAGCGGGCACTGGAGCTGACGGGTGAGGGCTTTGGCCCCACGGCAGCGGCCAAGGCGGCGGCACAGGGCACGCCCTATTCCAAGAGCGAAGTGTACAAGCAGCTGCTGGTGCTGCAACAGGACCGGCAGACTGCGGAATGA
- a CDS encoding methyltransferase, whose protein sequence is MEHSTEVLYNRTKVYCTPAHRFGSDALLLARFCEPKRSQTAADLCSGCGIVALEWHDRGHRGPCAALELQPEGSALLADAVTEQGIGHITPHCADLRTFRQGEGSFDVCACNPPYFTAGPQSQNAAHALARHENTCTLDDVCACAFRLLKDGGRLALCHRPERLAEVLDVLRAHRLEPKRLAFVKNRADAAPWLFLVEAQKNRKTGLRVEPDVLISAGAALYGR, encoded by the coding sequence ATGGAACATTCTACCGAAGTTTTGTATAATAGAACAAAGGTCTACTGCACCCCTGCCCACCGGTTCGGGTCGGACGCGCTGCTGCTGGCCCGCTTCTGCGAGCCAAAACGCAGCCAGACGGCGGCCGACCTGTGCTCCGGCTGCGGCATCGTGGCGTTGGAGTGGCACGACCGCGGCCACCGCGGCCCTTGTGCGGCGCTGGAGCTCCAACCCGAGGGCAGCGCCCTGCTGGCCGATGCTGTCACCGAACAAGGCATCGGCCACATCACGCCCCATTGCGCCGACCTGCGCACCTTCCGGCAGGGGGAGGGCAGTTTTGACGTGTGTGCGTGCAATCCGCCCTATTTTACCGCCGGGCCTCAGAGTCAGAATGCGGCCCACGCGCTGGCCCGGCACGAAAACACCTGCACGCTGGACGATGTGTGTGCCTGCGCGTTCCGCCTGTTGAAGGACGGCGGGCGGCTGGCACTGTGCCACCGGCCGGAGCGGTTGGCCGAAGTGCTGGATGTGCTGCGGGCCCACCGGCTGGAGCCCAAGCGGCTGGCCTTCGTCAAGAACCGGGCAGACGCAGCCCCGTGGCTTTTCCTTGTGGAAGCCCAGAAAAACCGCAAGACCGGCCTGCGTGTGGAGCCGGATGTGCTCATCAGCGCCGGAGCGGCGCTCTACGGGAGGTAA